From one Neofelis nebulosa isolate mNeoNeb1 chromosome 4, mNeoNeb1.pri, whole genome shotgun sequence genomic stretch:
- the TLE5 gene encoding TLE family member 5 yields the protein MMFPQSRHSGSSHLPQQLKFTTSDSCDRIKDEFQLLQAQYHSLKLECDKLASEKSEMQRHYVMYYEMSYGLNIEMHKQAEIVKRLNGICAQVLPYLSQEHQQQVLGAIERAKQVTAPELNSIIRQQLQAHQLSQLQALALPLTPLPVGLQPPSLPAVSAGTGLLSLSALGSQAHLSKEDKNGHDGDTHQEDDGEKSD from the exons ATGATGTTTCCACAAAGCAGGCATTCG ggCTCCTCTCACCTACCCCAGCAACTCAAATTCACCACCTCGGACTCCTGCGACCGCATCAAGGATGAGTTTCAGCTGCTGCAGGCTCAGTATCACAG CCTGAAGCTCGAATGTGACAAGCTGGCCAGTGAAAAATCGGAGATGCAGCGTCATTACGTGATG TACTACGAGATGTCCTACGGCTTGAACATCGAGATGCACAAGCAG GCTGAAATCGTCAAGAGGCTGAATGGGATTTGTGCCCAGGTCCTACCCTACCTTTCCCAAGAG CACCAACAGCAGGTCTTGGGAGCCATCGAGAGAGCTAAGCAGGTCACGGCTCCTGAGCTGAACTCCATCATCCGA CAGCAGCTCCAAGCCCATCAGCTGTCCCAGCTGCAGGCCCTGGCCCTGCCTCTGACCCCGCTGCCGGTGGGGCTGCAGCCGCCTTCGCTGCCGGCCGTCAGCGCGGGCACCGGCCTCCTCTCGCTGTCCGCGCTGGGCTCCCAGGCCCACCTCTCCAAGGAAGACAAGAACGGGCACGACGGGGACACCCACCAGGAGGATGACGGCGAGAAGTCGGATTAG